The Microbacterium sp. SORGH_AS_0862 genome has a segment encoding these proteins:
- a CDS encoding D-alanyl-D-alanine carboxypeptidase family protein — MATYRNGEIPLAVMVKLGDTWYLPPGAAARWQWIVRAAKEKYGVMLRPSSGWTCYRPVVEQQAAWDARLAYLAGGAFAASAAYPRTSNHGTGNAIDVANWRDLAPGNEALAWARFTALCRLAGFVTGLVSGEPWHITLQADPWVIPAGLEVTPITTTVPKEDDDMRAIRKAGVPDSGIIIQSGVPPYSLPDQIYDALRGAYGLADVELADWQYDTVRREHWAAFDVVQRFASKEATLAQAEVVKVADATRDAIRTSFPAAVG, encoded by the coding sequence ATGGCTACTTACAGGAACGGTGAGATCCCTCTCGCCGTGATGGTGAAGCTCGGTGACACGTGGTATCTCCCGCCGGGCGCTGCTGCCCGCTGGCAGTGGATCGTCCGCGCGGCTAAGGAGAAGTACGGGGTCATGCTGCGGCCGTCGTCGGGGTGGACGTGCTACCGGCCGGTGGTGGAGCAGCAGGCGGCGTGGGATGCGCGCCTCGCGTACCTCGCAGGAGGCGCGTTCGCCGCGTCCGCAGCTTACCCGCGCACGTCGAACCACGGGACTGGCAACGCTATCGACGTCGCGAACTGGCGCGACCTCGCACCCGGTAACGAGGCGCTCGCGTGGGCGCGTTTCACGGCCCTGTGCCGCCTCGCCGGTTTCGTCACGGGCCTCGTCAGCGGCGAGCCGTGGCACATCACTTTGCAGGCCGACCCGTGGGTTATCCCCGCAGGCCTCGAGGTGACCCCGATTACAACCACAGTCCCAAAGGAGGACGACGACATGCGCGCGATCCGAAAGGCCGGGGTTCCCGACTCCGGCATCATCATCCAGTCGGGCGTCCCGCCCTACAGCCTGCCCGATCAGATCTACGACGCGCTCCGCGGTGCGTACGGGCTCGCCGACGTCGAGCTGGCCGACTGGCAGTACGACACCGTGCGTCGTGAGCACTGGGCGGCGTTCGATGTCGTGCAACGCTTCGCGTCGAAGGAAGCGACGCTGGCTCAGGCCGAGGTGGTCAAGGTCGCCGACGCGACGCGAGACGCGATTCGTACCAGCTTCCCGGCCGCAGTCGGCTGA
- a CDS encoding serine O-acetyltransferase, translated as MKRPLAKILDLLWTQLTIGAELPGTVKCGPGLRLPHAGRGVIINANSTIGRDVTIYHRVTLGVSGADPRNVPTILDGAYLGTGASVIGGVTVGADAKVGAGAVVTKDVPDGALAVGVPAHVREA; from the coding sequence GTGAAGCGTCCGCTCGCGAAGATCCTCGATCTGCTCTGGACGCAGCTCACCATCGGGGCGGAGCTGCCCGGGACTGTCAAGTGCGGCCCGGGGCTGCGTCTCCCCCACGCAGGTCGCGGGGTCATCATCAACGCGAACAGCACCATCGGTCGAGACGTCACGATCTATCACCGCGTCACACTCGGAGTGTCAGGCGCTGACCCGCGCAACGTTCCGACGATCCTCGACGGGGCATACCTCGGCACGGGCGCATCGGTGATCGGCGGCGTCACCGTCGGAGCCGACGCGAAGGTCGGTGCCGGCGCGGTGGTTACGAAGGATGTCCCGGACGGTGCTCTCGCCGTGGGCGTTCCCGCTCATGTTCGCGAGGCTTAG
- a CDS encoding tyrosine-type recombinase/integrase codes for MSDITAPETARSSIADEAAREFLGRYRGGTRTLYTADLRIFFEWCETQGVDPLAIRRTHLERFRTYLEDDRGNGPRSVRRRLQTLRTFYRLAVADERIHRDPTVMLRLPKHEPFSADIAWLDRFQVGALLRTAAAESPAHHALVALMCMLGLRVTEACNVRIEDFAEDQLGYRVLSVVGKGGKSALMPVPVPLLRILEQARGDRLDGPLVLRRDGRQQDRNGAYAWVKILCRKAALPENIHPHSLRHSAVTAVIDSGADLREAQEFARHADPGMTVHYFRRGGNLDRHAAHVAARVFASAA; via the coding sequence ATGAGCGACATTACCGCGCCCGAGACGGCGCGCAGCAGCATCGCAGACGAAGCAGCCCGCGAGTTCCTGGGGCGATACCGCGGAGGAACGAGGACGCTGTACACGGCGGATCTCCGCATCTTCTTCGAGTGGTGCGAGACGCAGGGTGTCGATCCGCTCGCCATCCGCCGCACTCACCTCGAGCGCTTCCGCACCTACCTCGAGGACGATCGGGGGAACGGGCCGCGCTCGGTGCGGCGCCGACTTCAGACTCTCCGCACGTTCTACCGGCTCGCGGTTGCCGACGAGCGCATCCACCGCGACCCGACCGTGATGCTGCGGCTCCCGAAGCATGAGCCGTTCAGCGCGGACATCGCGTGGCTCGACAGGTTCCAGGTGGGGGCGCTGCTCCGCACGGCCGCCGCTGAGTCGCCAGCGCATCACGCTCTCGTCGCACTGATGTGCATGCTCGGGCTGCGAGTGACCGAAGCGTGCAACGTGCGCATCGAGGACTTCGCCGAGGATCAGCTCGGGTATCGGGTGCTGAGTGTGGTCGGCAAGGGCGGTAAGTCGGCTCTCATGCCGGTGCCCGTGCCGCTGCTCCGCATCCTCGAGCAGGCGCGCGGTGACCGCCTGGATGGGCCGCTCGTGCTGCGCCGCGACGGTCGACAGCAGGACCGCAACGGCGCCTATGCCTGGGTGAAGATCCTGTGCCGGAAGGCGGCCCTGCCCGAGAACATCCACCCGCACTCGTTGCGCCACTCGGCGGTCACGGCCGTGATCGACTCCGGGGCGGATCTTCGCGAGGCGCAGGAGTTCGCGCGCCATGCCGATCCGGGGATGACTGTGCACTACTTCAGGCGAGGAGGGAACCTCGATCGTCACGCGGCGCACGTGGCAGCGCGAGTCTTCGCGTCGGCCGCATAG
- a CDS encoding DNA-3-methyladenine glycosylase gives MPHGIHSCVNVVCGPAGVAGGVLLRGAEVVEGADAARRRRSERGVVRHDRDLARGPGRLGDASGLRHPVHDGIDAVTGEIRAGARARLLLPVSPRRDITTGPRVGVAGLAGGDEFPWRFWIPDDPTVSAFRWGRGAGPGLSAAR, from the coding sequence ATGCCGCACGGCATCCACTCCTGCGTGAACGTGGTGTGCGGGCCCGCGGGGGTCGCCGGCGGTGTGCTCCTGCGCGGCGCGGAGGTCGTCGAGGGTGCGGATGCGGCCCGTCGCCGCCGCAGCGAGCGCGGTGTCGTGCGCCACGACCGCGACCTGGCGCGCGGACCGGGGCGTCTCGGTGATGCCTCGGGGCTGCGTCATCCCGTGCACGACGGCATCGACGCGGTGACCGGTGAGATCCGGGCAGGGGCCCGCGCCCGGCTCCTCCTGCCGGTGAGTCCTCGCCGAGACATCACCACGGGACCGCGCGTCGGGGTGGCGGGGCTCGCCGGCGGCGACGAGTTCCCGTGGCGCTTCTGGATCCCCGACGACCCCACCGTCTCGGCATTCCGCTGGGGACGCGGCGCCGGCCCCGGGCTGAGCGCTGCGCGGTGA
- a CDS encoding DUF2262 domain-containing protein yields MSESSERAAFDGRHAAQSIEITVLTGQSVGGAGKPGGALLWTPSADLIAYIDETGAPVTANGRLSWLATEAQRDTWIHNLAPLTQYRVRVRRAAPDPSEYAKYNMPVPDLSHHFALDDVLERDLHVPALDQRREEWMQPITLSTDEGRFELDRSLGWFSGDLPWGEGRVSVSLTVDDDAPEGAETCDRALARLRGLLADVPAVDARWRAFAASELIESANAWQREDDETTEPVTPATFAQRISLSELVISSDGSVTPYYDDGDLFFGHAILIDIEPDDSLTDAYIAG; encoded by the coding sequence GTGTCAGAGAGCAGCGAACGAGCGGCCTTCGATGGTCGTCACGCCGCGCAGTCGATCGAGATCACCGTGCTCACCGGCCAGAGCGTCGGAGGCGCCGGCAAGCCCGGAGGCGCGCTGCTCTGGACGCCGTCGGCAGACCTGATCGCTTACATCGACGAGACCGGTGCGCCGGTCACCGCGAACGGTCGCTTGTCGTGGCTCGCGACCGAGGCGCAGCGCGACACGTGGATCCACAACCTCGCACCCCTGACCCAGTACCGGGTGAGAGTCCGTCGCGCTGCCCCCGACCCGTCGGAGTACGCGAAGTACAACATGCCCGTCCCCGACCTCTCGCACCACTTCGCCCTCGACGACGTGCTCGAGCGCGACCTGCACGTTCCGGCCCTCGATCAGCGGCGCGAGGAGTGGATGCAGCCCATCACGCTCTCCACCGACGAGGGAAGATTCGAGCTCGACCGCTCGCTCGGATGGTTCTCGGGAGACCTCCCGTGGGGCGAGGGTCGCGTGTCGGTCAGCCTCACCGTCGACGACGACGCCCCCGAGGGTGCGGAAACCTGCGATCGGGCCCTCGCCCGCCTCAGGGGCTTGCTCGCCGACGTGCCCGCGGTCGATGCGCGGTGGCGCGCCTTTGCGGCATCCGAACTCATCGAATCGGCCAATGCATGGCAGCGAGAGGACGATGAGACCACCGAACCGGTCACGCCCGCGACGTTCGCGCAGCGGATCTCGTTGAGCGAGTTGGTCATCTCCAGTGACGGGTCGGTGACGCCGTACTACGACGACGGCGACCTGTTCTTCGGCCACGCGATCCTGATCGACATCGAGCCCGACGACTCTCTCACCGACGCGTACATCGCGGGCTGA
- a CDS encoding SCO7613 C-terminal domain-containing membrane protein — protein sequence MTDTPQGGRWPASARELGDPHKCPSCFAVISGSPCSVCGQPLDDPRMGQVLAIGQTMADAEATRQSIMSAVRESAVAARQAALAEQAALAEEAAIAAQRRVTPPAPVVPAPVAAAAPDASDARALAAEAVRVDPVRSAPVDPTSPHPGAQPPAAEPAPRRRRLTVPVLLLIVGVSLVGVAAVFFLLLAWFVAGIALRAVIVGAITLLTIGGASLLRRRGLTATAEGIAALGVVLLGLDTWAVYANDLFGAAILRPAVWTGIGALAVAVICRAWARVSRLRTPDVAASLALPAGIGFLVGGAVALPPSEALIAGLLGAALGGLAHALPAPASSARAGEAGAVERSALAIVGLSALAAGALLTPLFAEGLGAAIWANGGVLVIGSAYAFAQRPAAPERVAGAWLGAAASVLATLALATAGWQLAARSDLPVFGVLVAPVLAVATAVALDRLRIRLPWLTPAAITAGIVAVCSLAVHIVMWSARAALAISGNWALWRTSAFESAGASLEIPLLALVAAVVLSVLLFSAPTARRDAVRHVRPIVGALLLTCAAALSLIPAAAVAGGVVVAAASVVAIRRRADMAGWVAAGFIGAGAAYLTGLSAIWLWVAAVAVAALLPVAHRLASRAAGGLAVAFAILPIAVLTVSSIIAPNALAVQLGGASDAAAAGCAFVLLQWVALVSALASLLGWHDAASRRALTLAATALLAVSLPAAATLGTSPLAERALLEPGLGIARAALLVVALLALTARHGESPVAWASAAFVAPTAANGALALLTLIAAPPFTTALVTVAVAAVVIGGGAALALRTRMTRVRLAADLGAAVVILLAAWPAPLPGGRVLFSVPTEWRGAFVAIIAIAIGAASVTRGWRAARAGGVPLAAAPRRLLAWPAFAAATAALWLWLGSAWPEAALEAHVVPPAAGLVAFAVLLSRLGRLPEATVAAALGVGLGLLPSAATALGGDATRGIVAAVLATAIAGASAFLARLRSSAPGLAAAATALGALLLASSGLVVSGPAVAGLWSAAAVAVTLVVGVGLARETSAPAVSVATVSGPVATVVSAAAVISAVATQDSLVVGLTLMLALLALHVAAAGAHRIPLTPALRWTTWAVALVAGSLMLAGGVFTEVELAFAPAGVALAVGAIIAALRADRTSPLERAVWLAGLALTALPSVFAPAEPLRAWLVISLALAAALILVLAPLPDIGRLKTPSALVLLVAAWAMAVRIAGTDAAAPTIAALVVGVGTVAVAAGLVRIGSRAGVPSAVAAVGSVFVVVTLALRLDGAPATTAVTMSAAALVGVASALVLGHERWRGVAAVAAVASAVTLAIAAGTRILLLTKLPGALFTIEPEIWSLTALGLVTAVAVAALRTRAGTGVDLAAMILLSAAVGAFTIAELTVFDTAQTSVRVLLIMVVLSAAGTAGWALRRRNGLVLLGAAGAFALVTAASTAPAVITIIEVITAPPALAGLAVGIARMRAEPARRSWSALGGWLALLTLPSLAYDFDPDAVLWRVIALGAVAIALVVIGAVRALQAPLVVGSAVLLVHAVAQLWPWIAAAYVAFWWLWLGLGGVALIFLAARYEKRMRAIKAAFAAVTALR from the coding sequence ATGACGGACACACCGCAGGGCGGACGCTGGCCCGCATCCGCGCGCGAGCTCGGCGATCCCCACAAGTGCCCCTCCTGCTTCGCGGTGATCAGCGGTTCGCCCTGCTCCGTGTGCGGGCAGCCGCTGGACGACCCGCGGATGGGGCAGGTCCTCGCTATCGGCCAGACGATGGCGGATGCGGAGGCCACGCGCCAGAGCATCATGTCCGCCGTCCGCGAGAGCGCCGTCGCCGCGCGACAGGCGGCCCTCGCGGAGCAGGCCGCCCTCGCCGAAGAGGCCGCTATCGCCGCCCAGCGGCGAGTGACACCCCCGGCGCCCGTCGTCCCCGCGCCCGTCGCCGCCGCCGCGCCCGATGCGTCGGACGCCCGCGCGCTCGCGGCCGAGGCCGTACGTGTGGATCCCGTCCGCTCCGCACCCGTTGATCCCACCTCCCCGCATCCCGGGGCGCAGCCGCCGGCCGCAGAGCCGGCACCTCGCCGACGGCGGCTCACGGTGCCGGTGCTGCTGCTCATCGTGGGCGTCTCGCTCGTCGGCGTGGCGGCGGTGTTCTTCCTGCTGCTCGCCTGGTTCGTGGCCGGCATCGCCCTGCGCGCCGTCATCGTGGGCGCGATCACGCTCCTCACGATCGGCGGCGCGTCGCTGCTGCGTCGCCGGGGCCTCACGGCCACGGCGGAGGGCATCGCGGCGCTCGGCGTCGTGCTGCTGGGGCTCGACACCTGGGCGGTGTACGCCAACGATCTGTTCGGCGCGGCGATCCTCCGGCCGGCCGTGTGGACGGGCATCGGCGCCCTCGCGGTGGCGGTCATCTGCCGCGCGTGGGCACGTGTCTCGCGGCTGCGCACCCCCGATGTCGCCGCATCGCTCGCACTCCCCGCGGGGATCGGGTTCCTCGTCGGGGGCGCCGTCGCGTTACCGCCGTCCGAGGCGCTGATCGCAGGACTCCTGGGCGCCGCGCTCGGCGGGCTCGCGCACGCGCTTCCCGCGCCCGCATCGTCGGCGCGCGCGGGTGAGGCGGGAGCCGTCGAGCGCTCGGCGCTCGCGATCGTCGGCCTGTCCGCCCTCGCGGCGGGCGCGCTGCTGACGCCGTTGTTCGCCGAGGGGCTCGGCGCAGCGATCTGGGCCAATGGCGGCGTTCTCGTGATCGGTTCGGCGTACGCGTTCGCGCAGCGCCCGGCGGCACCCGAACGCGTGGCCGGCGCGTGGCTCGGCGCTGCGGCATCCGTACTGGCGACCCTCGCCCTCGCAACCGCCGGGTGGCAGCTCGCCGCCCGCAGCGATCTGCCCGTGTTCGGCGTGCTCGTGGCGCCGGTCCTGGCGGTCGCCACGGCGGTCGCGCTGGATCGTCTGCGGATCCGGTTGCCCTGGCTGACACCCGCGGCCATCACCGCCGGGATCGTCGCAGTCTGCTCCCTCGCCGTACACATCGTGATGTGGTCGGCGAGGGCAGCGCTCGCGATCTCCGGCAACTGGGCGCTGTGGCGCACGTCGGCGTTCGAGTCCGCCGGCGCCTCGCTCGAGATCCCGCTGCTCGCACTCGTCGCCGCGGTGGTGCTGAGCGTGCTCCTGTTCTCCGCTCCCACGGCACGACGAGACGCCGTTCGGCACGTCCGCCCGATCGTCGGCGCGCTCCTCCTGACCTGCGCCGCGGCGCTCAGCCTGATCCCGGCGGCGGCGGTCGCGGGCGGTGTCGTCGTTGCGGCCGCATCCGTCGTCGCGATCCGCCGGCGTGCGGACATGGCGGGATGGGTCGCCGCGGGCTTCATCGGCGCCGGCGCCGCCTACCTGACAGGCCTGTCGGCGATCTGGCTGTGGGTCGCCGCAGTCGCCGTCGCCGCACTGCTGCCCGTTGCTCATCGGCTCGCTTCGCGTGCGGCGGGCGGCCTCGCCGTCGCCTTCGCCATCCTTCCGATCGCCGTGCTCACGGTCTCGTCGATCATCGCGCCGAACGCGCTGGCCGTGCAGCTCGGCGGAGCATCGGATGCCGCCGCCGCCGGCTGCGCGTTCGTGCTGCTGCAGTGGGTCGCCCTGGTCTCGGCGCTCGCCTCGTTGCTGGGCTGGCACGACGCCGCATCGCGCCGAGCGCTCACCCTCGCCGCGACCGCGCTGCTCGCCGTCTCCCTCCCCGCCGCGGCGACGCTGGGCACCTCGCCGCTCGCCGAGCGCGCCCTGCTCGAACCGGGTCTCGGCATCGCGCGAGCAGCCCTGCTGGTCGTCGCGTTGCTCGCGCTGACCGCGCGGCACGGCGAGAGCCCGGTCGCCTGGGCGAGTGCCGCATTCGTCGCGCCTACCGCGGCGAACGGCGCGCTGGCCCTGCTCACTCTGATCGCCGCGCCGCCGTTCACCACTGCGCTCGTGACGGTCGCGGTTGCCGCGGTCGTCATCGGAGGCGGCGCGGCCCTCGCGCTGCGCACCCGCATGACCCGTGTACGTCTGGCGGCAGATCTGGGCGCGGCCGTCGTGATCCTGCTGGCGGCCTGGCCGGCTCCGCTCCCGGGCGGCCGGGTGCTCTTCTCGGTACCGACCGAGTGGCGCGGGGCTTTCGTCGCGATCATCGCGATCGCGATCGGCGCCGCATCCGTCACCCGGGGCTGGCGCGCCGCGCGCGCGGGCGGGGTTCCCCTCGCCGCGGCTCCGCGACGCCTGCTGGCCTGGCCGGCATTCGCGGCAGCGACAGCCGCGCTGTGGCTGTGGCTCGGATCGGCATGGCCCGAAGCCGCCCTGGAGGCGCACGTCGTCCCGCCGGCCGCGGGCCTGGTCGCCTTCGCGGTCCTGCTGAGCAGACTGGGCCGCCTTCCCGAGGCGACGGTCGCGGCGGCGCTCGGCGTGGGCCTGGGGCTTCTCCCGTCCGCGGCCACCGCGCTGGGCGGGGACGCGACGCGCGGAATCGTCGCGGCCGTGCTCGCCACGGCCATCGCCGGGGCGTCGGCCTTCCTGGCGCGCCTTCGTTCGTCCGCTCCCGGCCTCGCCGCGGCCGCCACGGCGCTCGGCGCACTGCTCCTCGCGTCGAGCGGCCTCGTCGTCAGCGGACCCGCGGTCGCCGGCCTGTGGTCGGCGGCCGCCGTGGCCGTGACGCTGGTCGTCGGTGTCGGCCTCGCGCGGGAGACCTCCGCCCCTGCGGTGAGCGTCGCGACCGTGTCCGGCCCCGTCGCGACCGTCGTGTCCGCGGCCGCCGTCATCAGCGCCGTCGCGACGCAGGACTCGCTCGTGGTGGGTCTGACGCTCATGCTCGCCCTGCTCGCGCTGCACGTCGCAGCAGCCGGCGCGCACCGCATCCCGCTGACACCGGCCCTGCGCTGGACCACGTGGGCCGTCGCGCTGGTCGCCGGCTCCCTGATGCTCGCCGGCGGCGTGTTCACCGAGGTCGAGCTGGCCTTCGCGCCCGCGGGCGTCGCGCTCGCGGTGGGGGCCATCATCGCCGCCCTGCGCGCCGACCGCACCAGCCCCCTCGAACGCGCAGTGTGGCTGGCCGGCCTCGCGCTCACCGCCCTGCCGAGCGTGTTCGCCCCCGCAGAGCCGCTGCGCGCATGGCTGGTCATCTCGCTGGCACTTGCGGCCGCCCTCATCCTCGTGCTCGCCCCGCTGCCCGACATCGGCCGCCTCAAGACGCCGTCCGCGCTCGTGCTCCTGGTCGCCGCCTGGGCGATGGCGGTGCGCATCGCGGGAACGGATGCGGCGGCACCCACCATCGCAGCGCTGGTCGTCGGTGTCGGCACGGTCGCCGTGGCGGCGGGGCTCGTCCGGATCGGCTCGCGGGCAGGTGTCCCCTCCGCGGTCGCCGCCGTCGGCTCGGTCTTCGTGGTCGTGACCCTCGCCCTGCGGCTCGACGGAGCGCCCGCGACGACGGCCGTGACGATGAGCGCCGCGGCGCTGGTCGGTGTGGCCTCCGCTCTCGTTCTCGGACACGAGCGCTGGCGGGGCGTCGCCGCCGTCGCGGCGGTCGCGAGCGCGGTCACGCTGGCCATCGCGGCGGGAACCCGCATCCTGCTCCTGACGAAGCTGCCGGGCGCGCTCTTCACGATCGAACCGGAGATCTGGAGTCTCACGGCGCTCGGGCTCGTCACCGCCGTCGCGGTCGCGGCGCTGCGCACCCGCGCCGGCACAGGTGTCGATCTCGCCGCGATGATCCTGCTCTCGGCAGCGGTCGGCGCGTTCACGATCGCCGAGCTCACCGTGTTCGACACGGCGCAGACCAGCGTTCGCGTCCTGCTGATCATGGTCGTGCTGAGCGCGGCGGGGACCGCCGGCTGGGCGCTGCGCCGCCGCAACGGCCTCGTGCTGCTGGGCGCCGCCGGCGCCTTCGCCCTCGTCACCGCGGCATCGACGGCGCCCGCCGTGATCACGATCATCGAGGTGATCACCGCGCCGCCCGCTCTCGCGGGGCTCGCGGTGGGCATCGCCCGGATGCGGGCCGAACCCGCCCGGCGCTCGTGGTCCGCACTCGGGGGGTGGCTCGCGCTGCTGACGCTGCCGTCGCTCGCGTACGATTTCGACCCGGACGCGGTGCTGTGGCGCGTCATCGCCCTGGGCGCCGTGGCCATCGCGCTCGTCGTCATCGGCGCGGTCCGCGCTCTGCAGGCGCCGCTCGTGGTGGGCTCGGCGGTGCTGCTCGTGCACGCGGTCGCGCAGCTGTGGCCGTGGATCGCCGCCGCTTACGTGGCCTTCTGGTGGCTGTGGCTGGGTCTCGGCGGTGTCGCGCTCATCTTCCTGGCGGCCCGCTACGAGAAGCGGATGCGGGCCATCAAGGCCGCCTTCGCCGCGGTCACCGCGCTGCGCTGA